A genomic region of Metopolophium dirhodum isolate CAU chromosome 1, ASM1992520v1, whole genome shotgun sequence contains the following coding sequences:
- the LOC132936854 gene encoding uncharacterized protein LOC132936854, translating into MDEDCGSINISPMKRNPRGKFVGSRQKLMIVNLYKTKMAKQDNADGPKLKAKEIIKQISEESGIGQRTVSVTLSEYRNKGSVSSPNKTKIRPTVTEKVDDFDQNAIRKKVHEFWHRREIPTLKKILTTVNEDTTLPNFSETTLRRLLKHLNFEYVRKSRNSALIERIDIVCWRRRYLESIKEYRQLGRPIYYLDETWVNAGETTSKTWVDKTVKSPRDAFLRGLTTGQKEPSGKGKRLIVVHIGSSDGFVVGGLLCFESKKNTDDYHDEMNGDTFYDWFANILPLLRENAVIVMDNASYHSVKKHTFPVRSWKKQDIIDWLTDKGEVIDKPMVKEQLLDRAQILKSQYNEYVIDELAKSANKTVLRLPPYHCELNPIELAWASVKNYVRMNNRTYKINDVKKLLEEGVERVTPDMWKNFVGHIIKVEDKFWEVDFISNELLDAEVTPHVLTITGDTSDSYSDSD; encoded by the exons ATGGACGAAGACTGTGGATCCATCAACATTTCACCGATGAAAAGAAATCCTCGTGGAAAA tttgttgGTTCTCGACAGAAATTGATGATCGTAAACCTTTACAAGACTAAAATGGCTAAGCAAGACAATGCAGACGGCCCAAAATTAAAAGCGAAGGAGATTATTAAGCAAATATCCGAAGAGAGTGGTATAGGGCAAAGGACAGTGAGTGTTACTCTATCGGAATACCGAAATAAAGGCAGTGTATCATCACCTAACAAAACCAAAATCCGACCAACTGTTACGGAAAAAGTTGATGATTTTGACCAAAATGCCATTAGGAAAAAAGTACACGAGTTTTGGCACAGGCGAGAAATTCCAActttaaagaaaattttaactACGGTCAACGAAGATACAACATTACCAAATTTTTCCGAAACAACATTACGTAGACTTTTAAAACATCTCAATTTTGAGTATGTTCGAAAATCTCGTAATAGCGCTCTTATTGAACGAATTGATATTGTGTGTTGGCGTCGAAGGTACTTGGAGTCCATAAAAGAATACCGTCAGTTAGGTAGACCCATCTATTATCTGGACGAGACATGGGTGAATGCTGGTGAAACCACATCGAAAACATGGGTCGATAAAACTGTGAAGTCACCACGAGACGCATTCCTAAGAGGATTAACGACTGGACAAAAGGAACCGTCCGGTAAAGGAAAACGTCTCATCGTGGTACACATAGGTTCATCTGACGGCTTTGTTGTTGGtggattattatgttttgaatcgaaaaaaaatacagacGATTACCACGATGAGATGAACGGTGATACCTTTTATGACTGGTTCGCCAACATTTTACCGCTACTTCGTGAAAATGCCGTTATAGTCATGGACAACGCGTCGTATCATTCTGTGAAGAAGCACACGTTTCCAGTAAGATCTTGGAAAAAACAAGACATCATTGATTGGTTGACAGATAAAGGCGAGGTAATAGATAAACCAATGGTCAAGGAACAACTGTTGGATCGAGcgcaaattttaaaatcacagTATAATGAATATGTGATAGACGAATTGGCGAAATCTGCAAATAAAACTGTGTTACGCCTACCCCCGTATCACTGTGAATTAAATCCAATAGAACTTGCGTGGGCGTCGGTGAAAAATTATGTTAGAATGAACAATcgtacttataaaattaatgacgTTAAGAAATTATTAGAAGAAGGAGTCGAACGGGTTACGCCCGATATGTGGAAGAACTTTGTTGGCCATATCATTAAGGTAGAAGATAAATTCTGGGAGGTAGATTTTATATCCAACGAATTGTTAGATGCTGAAGTAACACCACACGTTCTAACAATTACGGGTGACACGTCTGATTCATATTCCGATtccgattaa